One genomic window of Globicephala melas chromosome 8, mGloMel1.2, whole genome shotgun sequence includes the following:
- the LOC115842487 gene encoding NXPE family member 4-like encodes MTMRITNHKSLLVLLFILASWITFTVFQNSTKLWTVLKLPISLHHRNFIMKSCPAAPLDPAVSPTETELRIKGIKEKLDQLIPPRPFTNVSSTTSATHSKATLLSPRDTYCRGDQLDVLLEVRDHLGRRKEYGGGFLRARMSSPALKAGASGKVTDFNNGTYLVSFTLFWEGRVSLSVLLILPSEGVSALWRARNQGYDRVIFTGQFANGTSHVNTDCALVLNSSAELCEYLDSRDQEAFYCVKPPHIPCAALTHMHSKNKAVSYLSKQERSLFERSNVGIEMMEKFGAITVSKCNKKTAPMKKKCKFGMASTIPSGYVWKDTWNPVSCSLAPIEMKECLRGKFIHLMGDSTIRQWIEYFKSSIKTLKSVDLHESGKFQKQFAVDLDKNIKIQWQKHSYPLVVSLAYSVKEIEYITRVIDRTGGGKSTIIVISLGQHFRPFPINVFLRRALSIHDAVQRLLLRSPDTVVIIKAENIREMHTDVERFSDFHGYIQYLAIKDIFQDLNVSIIDAWDITIAYGTNNVHPSQSVVRNQINILLNFIC; translated from the exons TTATGGACTGTACTCAAGTTGCCCATCTCCCTCCATCACAGGAATTTCATCATGAAATCATGTCCTGCAGCACCACTGGATCCAGCAGTTTCACCAACAGAGACTGAGCTGAGAATAAAGGGGATCAAAGAGAAACTAGACCAGCTGATCCCACCCAGACCCTTCACCAACGTGAGCTCCACCACCAGCGCCACACACAGCAAAGCCACCCTCCTCAGCCCTCGAGACACATACTGCAGGGGGGATCAGCTAGACGTCCTGCTGGAGGTGAGGGACCACTTGGGACGCAGGAAGGAATATGGCGGGGGTTTCCTGAGGGCCAGGATGTCCTCCCCAGCCCTGAAGGCAGGCGCTTCGGGAAAGGTGACAGACTTCAACAATGGCACCTACCTTGTCAGCTTCACCCTGTTCTGGGAGGGCCGGGTGTCTCTGTCTGTCCTGCTCATCCTCCCCAGTGAAGGGGTGTCGGCTCTCTGGAGGGCAAGGAACCAAGGCTATGACAGGGTGATCTTCACAGGCCAGTTTGCCAATGGCACCTCCCATGTCAATACTGATTGCGCCCTGGTTTTAAATTCAAGTGCTGAACTGTGTGAGTACCTGGATAGTCGAGACCAAGAAGCCTTCTACTGCGTGAAGCCTCCACATATACCCTGTGCTGCACTCACCCACATGCATTCCAAAAACAAGGCCGTGTCTTATCTTAGCAAACAAGAAAGAAGCCTCTTTGAAAG GTCAAATGTGGGTATAGAGATGATGGAAAAGTTTGGCGCCATTACTGTCTCCAAATGCAACA AAAAGACAGctccaatgaaaaagaaatgcaagtttGGAATGGCATCCACAATCCCCAGTGGATATGTCTGGAAAGACACATGGAATCCTGTCTCCTGTAGTTTGGCTCCAATCGAAATGAAAGAATGCCTGAGAGGAAAATTCATACATCTAATGGGAGATTCCACGATCCGCCAGTGGATTGAATACTTCAAAAGCAGTATCAAGA CCCTGAAGTCAGTGGATCTGCATGAATctggaaaatttcaaaaacaatttgCTGTGGACTTGGACAAGAATATCAAAATCCAGTGGCAAAAGCATAGTTACCCCTTGGTTGTATCACTGGCCTATTCAGTCAAAGAGATTGAGTACATCACTCGGGTTATTGACAGAACTGGAGGAGGAAAAAGTACTATCATTGTTATCTCTCTGGGCCAGCACTTCAGACCCTTTCCCATTAATGTTTTTCTCCGAAGGGCCCTCAGTATCCACGATGCAGTTCAGCGCCTTCTTCTGAGAAGCCCAGACACTGTGGTTATCATCAAGGCAGAAAACATCAGGGAGATGCACACTGATGTGGAGAGATTTAGTGACTTTCATGGTTACATCCAATATCTTGCCATAAAGGACATTTTTCAGGATCTCAATGTGAGCATTATTGATGCCTGGGATATAACAATTGCATATGGCACAAATAATGTCCACCCGTCCCAATCTGTAGTCAGAAATCAGATTAATATATTGTTAAACTTTATTTGCTAG
- the LOC115842492 gene encoding large ribosomal subunit protein P1-like isoform X1 encodes MASVSEFTCIYLALILHDAEVTALANVNIGSLICNVGTGGPTPAAGAAPAAGPARPTTAAPAEKKKVEAKKEESEESDDDMGFGLFD; translated from the exons ATGGCCTCTGTCTCGGAGTTCACCTGCATCTACTTGGCCCTCATCCTGCACGACGCTGAGGTGACG GCTTTGGCGAATGTCAACATCGGGAGCCTCATCTGCAACGTGGGGACTGGTGGACCTACCCCAGCAGCTGGTGCTGCCCCAGCAGCAGGTCCCGCCCGCCCCACCACTGCTGCCCCAGCTGAAAAGAAGAAAgtggaagcaaagaaagaagaatctgAAGAGTCTGATGATGACATGGGCTTTGGTCTTTTTGACTAA
- the LOC115842492 gene encoding large ribosomal subunit protein P1-like isoform X2, with amino-acid sequence MASVSEFTCIYLALILHDAEVTVMEDKINALIKAAGVNVEPFWPGLFAKALANVNIGSLICNVGTGGPTPAAGAAPAAGPARPTTAAPAEKKKVEAKKEESEESDDDMGFGLFD; translated from the coding sequence ATGGCCTCTGTCTCGGAGTTCACCTGCATCTACTTGGCCCTCATCCTGCACGACGCTGAGGTGACGGTCATGGAGGATAAGATCAATGCCCTCATTAAAGCAGCTGGTGTAAATGTTGAACCTTTCTGGCCAGGCTTGTTTGCAAAGGCTTTGGCGAATGTCAACATCGGGAGCCTCATCTGCAACGTGGGGACTGGTGGACCTACCCCAGCAGCTGGTGCTGCCCCAGCAGCAGGTCCCGCCCGCCCCACCACTGCTGCCCCAGCTGAAAAGAAGAAAgtggaagcaaagaaagaagaatctgAAGAGTCTGATGATGACATGGGCTTTGGTCTTTTTGACTAA